The following coding sequences are from one Salvia hispanica cultivar TCC Black 2014 chromosome 3, UniMelb_Shisp_WGS_1.0, whole genome shotgun sequence window:
- the LOC125215551 gene encoding chloroplast sensor kinase, chloroplastic, with protein MLLSAFPPHTPLPAAHSNYCFAPTFAPNYNKPQHHSPCSCRATTAASAQRPLPLASTALGQVSFTSDDDACEDAMVSSAAAIAAALRDASTTPVEFVHRIEKGGDAKGKAMVLPSQDFQRLCLEQLDLFRRIVHPDALLSVYVRPAGSYVMDRLELRRITFYPCASAADIVVLVGTFRIPAGLRVAEAAISSQQAEFLPELGAVVFPMVRHPFVVGFLVAELPKMALEREWDDQTDRTFSGKSFPLPQRLDSQPLDVQTLKDHSVGKLKFSAEQKINAIHITRSLAMAYVMDQKAMLLQQSSWQNNITMNNLAEQIRSSLSSIRTLSKMLSVQLKRSEISYDIVEDILVQGDYMNDTLQKLQDAVYLTKANILRYNKGTQKQMQQSSDVDPETSSRISNMQESTGQLSLISASKDSEFPMPPLALAPSRLQEIRPCEVSDVLQDLVGAIRPLAHNQERVVELCDLSVSLKVVVEEPALRQALSNLIEGALLRTEVGGRIEILSTEAPAGGALIIIDDDGPDMQYMTQMHSLTPFGGDLYGEDRMEDNMTWNFIAGLTVAREILESYGCVVRVLSPRNTDAALGAGGTRIEIWLPSFPASPSDTSNSAREA; from the exons ATGCTGCTGTCTGCATTTCCTCCACACACACCACTCCCCGCAGCCCACTCCAATTACTGTTTTGCCCCTACCTTCGCCCCTAATTACAACAAACCCCAGCACCACTCCCCCTGCTCCTGCCgcgccaccaccgccgcctccGCGCAGCGCCCCCTCCCCCTCGCCTCCACCGCCCTTGGCCAGGTCAGCTTCACATCCGACGACGATGCCTGCGAGGACGCCATGgtctcctccgccgccgccatcgCCGCCGCCCTGCGCGACGCCTCCACCACTCCCGTCGAATTCGTGCACCGGATTGAGAAAGGCGGAGACGCCAAGGGCAAAGCTATGGTGCTGCCGAGCCAGGATTTCCAGCGGCTCTGCCTCGAGCAGCTCGACCTCTTCCGCCGCATCGTCCATCCCGACGCCCTTCTATCG GTGTACGTAAGGCCAGCTGGTAGTTATGTCATGGATCGGTTGGAGCTGCGGCGCATTACTTTCTATCCATGTGCCAGTGCAGCTGATATTGTAGTTCTAGTTGGTACCTTCCGTATACCAGCAGGATTAAGAGTCGCAGAAGCTGCCATTTCAAGTCAACAG GCAGAATTTCTTCCTGAGCTCGGTGCTGTAGTCTTCCCAATGGTAAGGCATCCATTTGTTGTGGGCTTCTTAGTTGCtgaacttccaaagatggctTTAGAAAGAGAATGGGATGATCAAACCGACCGTACATTCTCTGGGAAATCCTTTCCGTTACCGCAGAGATTGGACTCCCAACCATTAGATGTACAAACTTTGAAGGATCACTCGGTTGGCAAGTTAAAGTTTTCCGcagaacaaaaaattaatgcaATACACATCACCCGTTCTCTTGCCATGGCTTATGTCATGGATCAG AAAGCTATGCTACTGCAGCAATCATCATGGCAAAATAATATTACGATGAATAATTTAGCGGAGCAG ATTCGAAGTTCTCTTTCAAGCATTCGCACATTGAGCAAGATGTTGTCTGTTCAGTTGAAAAGGAGTGAG ATTTCGTATGATATAGTTGAAGACATTTTAGTTCAAGGAGATTACATGAATGATACACTTCAGAAGCTGCAGGATGCCGTCTACTTGACAAAG GCTAATATACTGCGATATAACAAAGGAACACAGAAGCAGATGCAACAGTCATCTGACGTAGATCCAGAAACGAGTTCTAGGATATCCAATATGCAAGAATCTACTGGACAGTTGTCTCTTATTTCTGCTTCCAAAGATTCAGAATTTCCCATGCCACCTCTTGCTCTTGCACCTTCACGACTACAGGAAATTAG ACCATGTGAAGTTTCTGATGTTCTGCAAGATTTAGTCGGTGCCATAAGACCTCTAGCGCATAATCAGGAACGGGTTGTGGAACTATGTGATCTTTCAGTGTCACTGAAGGTTGTGGTCGAGGAACCTGCTTTACGTCAAGCTTTGAGCAATTTAATTGAAGGAGCTTTGCTGCGAACAGAGGTTGGGGGCCGAATTGAAATTCTCTCCACCGAAGCACCAGCTGGCGGTGCTCTCATAATCATAGACGATGATGGGCCAGACATGCAGTATATG ACACAAATGCATTCACTTACACCATTTGGGGGTGATCTCTACGGTGAAGATAGGATGGAGGACAACATGACGTGGAATTTCATTGCTGGGCTGACTGTTGCGCGAGAGATTCTGGAAAGCTACGGGTGTGTTGTCCGAGTGCTCTCTCCCAGAAACACCGATGCAGCCCTTGGAGCAGGCGGAACCCGTATAGAGATCTGGCTTCCCTCCTTCCCTGCCTCGCCCTCCGACACAAGTAACTCTGCTCGGGAGGCGTAG
- the LOC125211056 gene encoding uncharacterized protein LOC125211056 isoform X3 — protein sequence MKPDPGRWPSSRDGQGFTKVAEEVHKMGLKFGIHVMRGISTQAFNANTPILDVNSGKPYEESGRKWYAKDIGIKERACTWMQNGFMSVDTKLGAGRAFLRSLYQQYTDWGVDFVKHDCVFGNDFSLDEISYVSKVLTELNRPVVYSLSPGTSVTPAMARDVSSLVNMYRITGDDWDRWKDVAGHFDVSRDFSAANMIGAKGLRGKSWPDLDMLPLGWLTSEGLNEGPHRQCNLSLDEQRTQMTLWSLAKSPLMFGGDMRHLDEATFSLITNPTLLEINAFSSNNLEFPYSSSPSFCRVKNHALDGPSISEPLTLGLTSCKDAEAIGWSARAIEDGHEQVCWQDESRNGHQKPFCLYKKRPFSLNDDVTNNRYYDGKVHLLRTKEAEACLGASPNTKLTSKESKKGSFSTCKLHTNQMWELTDNGTLTNSYSGLCASMRRVRANSVSKSVRAWIATGRRGEIYVSFFNLGDQKTDVSMRIAELGKVLPGKKFSTALCKCREEWSGKDFGVVDSFSAQVEVHGCALFVLNCSYSTPTFVLNQENDQEKIECNDEKGGNAIAPADRISLGKLDVFLIITIVIFLFF from the exons ATGAAGCCTGACCCAGGTAGATGGCCTTCCTCTAGAGATGGGCAAGGGTTCACCAAAGTGGCTGAGGAAGTGCATAAAATGGGTTTGAAATTCGGCATTCATGTTATGAGAGGTATCAGCACGCAGGCATTCAATGCAAACACGCCTATCCTTGATGTTAATTCG GGCAAACCATATGAGGAGTCAGGACGGAAGTGGTATGCAAAGGACATAGGAATAAAGGAGAGGGCTTGCACATGGATGCAAAATGGTTTCATGAGCGTCGACACCAAATTAGGAGCTGGAAGAGCGTTTCTGAGGTCACTGTATCAACAATATACTGACTGGGGTGTTGATTTTG TCAAACATGATTGTGTATTTGGCAACGATTTCAGCCTAGACGAGATAAGCTATGTATCAAAG GTCTTAACCGAACTTAACCGTCCAGTTGTGTATTCCTTATCTCCTGGAACAAGTGTGACACCAGCCATGGCAAGGGATGTTAGTAGTCTGGTCAATATGTACAGAATTACAGGGGATGATTGGGATAGATGGAAGGATGTGGCTGGCCATTTTGATGTTTCTCG GGATTTTTCTGCTGCTAATATGATTGGAGCAAAAGGCCTGCGTGGGAAGTCCTGGCCAGACTTAGATATGCTTCCATTGGGGTGGCTTACTAGTGAAG GTTTAAATGAAGGCCCTCATAGACAATGCAACCTCTCTCTAGATGAACAAAGAACACAG ATGACATTGTGGTCCTTGGCGAAGTCTCCTCTCATGTTCGGAGGAGATATGAGACACCTCGACGAGGCAACATTCAGCCTGATCACTAATCCTACTCTCTTGGAGATAAACGCCTTCAGCTCAAACAATTTGGAG TTCCCCTACTCCTCAAGTCCAAGCTTTTGTCGTGTAAAAAATCACGCATTAGATGGACCCAGTATCTCCGAACCACTTACTCTGGGCCTCACTAGCTGCAAAGATGCTGAGGCGATTGGCTGGTCTGCTAGAGCTATTGAAGATGGTCATGAACAAGTCTGTTGGCAGGACGAGTCAAGAAACGGGCACCAAAAGCCTTTTTGCCTTTACAAAAAACGACCTTTTTCGtt AAATGATGATGTGACAAATAATCGTTACTATGACGGGAAAGTCCATTTGTTGAGGACAAAGGAGGCGGAGGCTTGCCTGGGCGCTTCTCCAAACACAAAGCTTACTTCCAAGGAATCAAAAAAGGGTTCATTTTCAACATGTAAATTGCATACCAATCAG ATGTGGGAACTGACCGATAATGGCACCTTGACAAATAGCTATTCTGGCTTATGTGCATCAATGAGGAGAGTAAGAG CTAATTCTGTGTCCAAAAGCGTTCGTGCTTGGATTGCGACTGGCAGAAGAG GAGAAATATATGTCTCGTTTTTCAACCTAGGGGATCAGAAGACCGACGTATCAATGAGGATAGCTGAGTTGGGCAAGGTGCTACCTGGTAAAAAATTTAGCACTGCTTTGTGCAAATGCAGAGAAGAATGGAGTGGGAAAGACTTTGGTGTCGTAGACTCGTTTTCGGCCCAAGTAGAAGTCCATGGATGTGCTCTTTTCGTCTTAAACTGCTCTTATAG TACTCCTACCTTTGTTCTCAACCAAGAAAATGACCAAGAGAAAATCGAATGCAATGATGAGAAAGGAGGCAATGCCATTGCGCCCGCTGATCGCATCAGCCTTGGAAAGCTTGATGTTTTTCTTATTATCAccattgtaatttttttgtttttttaa
- the LOC125211056 gene encoding uncharacterized protein LOC125211056 isoform X2: protein MALLLSSLYLSLLSTLFSVSLGGVEQASLPPRGWNSYDSFCWTISEEEFLKNAELVAHRLHSHGYEYVVVDYLWYRRKVDGAYVDSLGFDVIDEWGRMKPDPGRWPSSRDGQGFTKVAEEVHKMGLKFGIHVMRGISTQAFNANTPILDVNSGKPYEESGRKWYAKDIGIKERACTWMQNGFMSVDTKLGAGRAFLRSLYQQYTDWGVDFVKHDCVFGNDFSLDEISYVSKVLTELNRPVVYSLSPGTSVTPAMARDVSSLVNMYRITGDDWDRWKDVAGHFDVSRDFSAANMIGAKGLRGKSWPDLDMLPLGWLTSEGLNEGPHRQCNLSLDEQRTQMTLWSLAKSPLMFGGDMRHLDEATFSLITNPTLLEINAFSSNNLEFPYSSSPSFCRVKNHALDGPSISEPLTLGLTSCKDAEAIGWSARAIEDGHEQVCWQDESRNGHQKPFCLYKKRPFSLNDDVTNNRYYDGKVHLLRTKEAEACLGASPNTKLTSKESKKGSFSTCKLHTNQMWELTDNGTLTNSYSGLCASMRRVRANSVSKSVRAWIATGRRGEIYVSFFNLGDQKTDVSMRIAELGKVLPGKKFSTALCKCREEWSGKDFGVVDSFSAQVEVHGCALFVLNCSYR, encoded by the exons ATGGCGCTTCTTTTGagctctctctatctctctctcctctcaactCTTTTCTCCGTAAG CCTGGGAGGGGTAGAGCAGGCTAGCTTGCCGCCGCGGGGTTGGAACTCGTATGATTCGTTCTGTTGGACCATTTCCGAAGAAGAGTTTCTTAAGAATGCTGAACTCGTTGCTCACCGCTTGCATAGTCATGGATATGAG TACGTGGTGGTGGATTATCTGTGGTATAGGAGGAAAGTTGACGGGGCTTATGTTGATTCTCTCGGATTTGATGTTATTGATGAATGGGGAAGGATGAAGCCTGACCCAGGTAGATGGCCTTCCTCTAGAGATGGGCAAGGGTTCACCAAAGTGGCTGAGGAAGTGCATAAAATGGGTTTGAAATTCGGCATTCATGTTATGAGAGGTATCAGCACGCAGGCATTCAATGCAAACACGCCTATCCTTGATGTTAATTCG GGCAAACCATATGAGGAGTCAGGACGGAAGTGGTATGCAAAGGACATAGGAATAAAGGAGAGGGCTTGCACATGGATGCAAAATGGTTTCATGAGCGTCGACACCAAATTAGGAGCTGGAAGAGCGTTTCTGAGGTCACTGTATCAACAATATACTGACTGGGGTGTTGATTTTG TCAAACATGATTGTGTATTTGGCAACGATTTCAGCCTAGACGAGATAAGCTATGTATCAAAG GTCTTAACCGAACTTAACCGTCCAGTTGTGTATTCCTTATCTCCTGGAACAAGTGTGACACCAGCCATGGCAAGGGATGTTAGTAGTCTGGTCAATATGTACAGAATTACAGGGGATGATTGGGATAGATGGAAGGATGTGGCTGGCCATTTTGATGTTTCTCG GGATTTTTCTGCTGCTAATATGATTGGAGCAAAAGGCCTGCGTGGGAAGTCCTGGCCAGACTTAGATATGCTTCCATTGGGGTGGCTTACTAGTGAAG GTTTAAATGAAGGCCCTCATAGACAATGCAACCTCTCTCTAGATGAACAAAGAACACAG ATGACATTGTGGTCCTTGGCGAAGTCTCCTCTCATGTTCGGAGGAGATATGAGACACCTCGACGAGGCAACATTCAGCCTGATCACTAATCCTACTCTCTTGGAGATAAACGCCTTCAGCTCAAACAATTTGGAG TTCCCCTACTCCTCAAGTCCAAGCTTTTGTCGTGTAAAAAATCACGCATTAGATGGACCCAGTATCTCCGAACCACTTACTCTGGGCCTCACTAGCTGCAAAGATGCTGAGGCGATTGGCTGGTCTGCTAGAGCTATTGAAGATGGTCATGAACAAGTCTGTTGGCAGGACGAGTCAAGAAACGGGCACCAAAAGCCTTTTTGCCTTTACAAAAAACGACCTTTTTCGtt AAATGATGATGTGACAAATAATCGTTACTATGACGGGAAAGTCCATTTGTTGAGGACAAAGGAGGCGGAGGCTTGCCTGGGCGCTTCTCCAAACACAAAGCTTACTTCCAAGGAATCAAAAAAGGGTTCATTTTCAACATGTAAATTGCATACCAATCAG ATGTGGGAACTGACCGATAATGGCACCTTGACAAATAGCTATTCTGGCTTATGTGCATCAATGAGGAGAGTAAGAG CTAATTCTGTGTCCAAAAGCGTTCGTGCTTGGATTGCGACTGGCAGAAGAG GAGAAATATATGTCTCGTTTTTCAACCTAGGGGATCAGAAGACCGACGTATCAATGAGGATAGCTGAGTTGGGCAAGGTGCTACCTGGTAAAAAATTTAGCACTGCTTTGTGCAAATGCAGAGAAGAATGGAGTGGGAAAGACTTTGGTGTCGTAGACTCGTTTTCGGCCCAAGTAGAAGTCCATGGATGTGCTCTTTTCGTCTTAAACTGCTCTTATAG gtga
- the LOC125211056 gene encoding uncharacterized protein LOC125211056 isoform X1, with amino-acid sequence MALLLSSLYLSLLSTLFSVSLGGVEQASLPPRGWNSYDSFCWTISEEEFLKNAELVAHRLHSHGYEYVVVDYLWYRRKVDGAYVDSLGFDVIDEWGRMKPDPGRWPSSRDGQGFTKVAEEVHKMGLKFGIHVMRGISTQAFNANTPILDVNSGKPYEESGRKWYAKDIGIKERACTWMQNGFMSVDTKLGAGRAFLRSLYQQYTDWGVDFVKHDCVFGNDFSLDEISYVSKVLTELNRPVVYSLSPGTSVTPAMARDVSSLVNMYRITGDDWDRWKDVAGHFDVSRDFSAANMIGAKGLRGKSWPDLDMLPLGWLTSEGLNEGPHRQCNLSLDEQRTQMTLWSLAKSPLMFGGDMRHLDEATFSLITNPTLLEINAFSSNNLEFPYSSSPSFCRVKNHALDGPSISEPLTLGLTSCKDAEAIGWSARAIEDGHEQVCWQDESRNGHQKPFCLYKKRPFSLNDDVTNNRYYDGKVHLLRTKEAEACLGASPNTKLTSKESKKGSFSTCKLHTNQMWELTDNGTLTNSYSGLCASMRRVRANSVSKSVRAWIATGRRGEIYVSFFNLGDQKTDVSMRIAELGKVLPGKKFSTALCKCREEWSGKDFGVVDSFSAQVEVHGCALFVLNCSYSTPTFVLNQENDQEKIECNDEKGGNAIAPADRISLGKLDVFLIITIVIFLFF; translated from the exons ATGGCGCTTCTTTTGagctctctctatctctctctcctctcaactCTTTTCTCCGTAAG CCTGGGAGGGGTAGAGCAGGCTAGCTTGCCGCCGCGGGGTTGGAACTCGTATGATTCGTTCTGTTGGACCATTTCCGAAGAAGAGTTTCTTAAGAATGCTGAACTCGTTGCTCACCGCTTGCATAGTCATGGATATGAG TACGTGGTGGTGGATTATCTGTGGTATAGGAGGAAAGTTGACGGGGCTTATGTTGATTCTCTCGGATTTGATGTTATTGATGAATGGGGAAGGATGAAGCCTGACCCAGGTAGATGGCCTTCCTCTAGAGATGGGCAAGGGTTCACCAAAGTGGCTGAGGAAGTGCATAAAATGGGTTTGAAATTCGGCATTCATGTTATGAGAGGTATCAGCACGCAGGCATTCAATGCAAACACGCCTATCCTTGATGTTAATTCG GGCAAACCATATGAGGAGTCAGGACGGAAGTGGTATGCAAAGGACATAGGAATAAAGGAGAGGGCTTGCACATGGATGCAAAATGGTTTCATGAGCGTCGACACCAAATTAGGAGCTGGAAGAGCGTTTCTGAGGTCACTGTATCAACAATATACTGACTGGGGTGTTGATTTTG TCAAACATGATTGTGTATTTGGCAACGATTTCAGCCTAGACGAGATAAGCTATGTATCAAAG GTCTTAACCGAACTTAACCGTCCAGTTGTGTATTCCTTATCTCCTGGAACAAGTGTGACACCAGCCATGGCAAGGGATGTTAGTAGTCTGGTCAATATGTACAGAATTACAGGGGATGATTGGGATAGATGGAAGGATGTGGCTGGCCATTTTGATGTTTCTCG GGATTTTTCTGCTGCTAATATGATTGGAGCAAAAGGCCTGCGTGGGAAGTCCTGGCCAGACTTAGATATGCTTCCATTGGGGTGGCTTACTAGTGAAG GTTTAAATGAAGGCCCTCATAGACAATGCAACCTCTCTCTAGATGAACAAAGAACACAG ATGACATTGTGGTCCTTGGCGAAGTCTCCTCTCATGTTCGGAGGAGATATGAGACACCTCGACGAGGCAACATTCAGCCTGATCACTAATCCTACTCTCTTGGAGATAAACGCCTTCAGCTCAAACAATTTGGAG TTCCCCTACTCCTCAAGTCCAAGCTTTTGTCGTGTAAAAAATCACGCATTAGATGGACCCAGTATCTCCGAACCACTTACTCTGGGCCTCACTAGCTGCAAAGATGCTGAGGCGATTGGCTGGTCTGCTAGAGCTATTGAAGATGGTCATGAACAAGTCTGTTGGCAGGACGAGTCAAGAAACGGGCACCAAAAGCCTTTTTGCCTTTACAAAAAACGACCTTTTTCGtt AAATGATGATGTGACAAATAATCGTTACTATGACGGGAAAGTCCATTTGTTGAGGACAAAGGAGGCGGAGGCTTGCCTGGGCGCTTCTCCAAACACAAAGCTTACTTCCAAGGAATCAAAAAAGGGTTCATTTTCAACATGTAAATTGCATACCAATCAG ATGTGGGAACTGACCGATAATGGCACCTTGACAAATAGCTATTCTGGCTTATGTGCATCAATGAGGAGAGTAAGAG CTAATTCTGTGTCCAAAAGCGTTCGTGCTTGGATTGCGACTGGCAGAAGAG GAGAAATATATGTCTCGTTTTTCAACCTAGGGGATCAGAAGACCGACGTATCAATGAGGATAGCTGAGTTGGGCAAGGTGCTACCTGGTAAAAAATTTAGCACTGCTTTGTGCAAATGCAGAGAAGAATGGAGTGGGAAAGACTTTGGTGTCGTAGACTCGTTTTCGGCCCAAGTAGAAGTCCATGGATGTGCTCTTTTCGTCTTAAACTGCTCTTATAG TACTCCTACCTTTGTTCTCAACCAAGAAAATGACCAAGAGAAAATCGAATGCAATGATGAGAAAGGAGGCAATGCCATTGCGCCCGCTGATCGCATCAGCCTTGGAAAGCTTGATGTTTTTCTTATTATCAccattgtaatttttttgtttttttaa